Below is a window of Humulus lupulus chromosome 2, drHumLupu1.1, whole genome shotgun sequence DNA.
TTCCTTTATAACTTATTTTTGTATGTGTGACGCCTCAGATATTGTCAATGGCTTCTCCTTTCATCAATTTTTGCCAATGGCTACCTCTTCATCAGGGCAGCGTAGGTTTGTTGTTCCTGGTGATGGCGAGGAGGATTTGCATTTGGGTGGTAAAATTTTTATTCTTACCAGTTTTTTTTCCCTCTAGTCTTAGCACTTTTGTTCATGATATGATACTTGTGTCTTCTCTCTTGGAGGAGAGCAAGTTCATACTTTTGCCTGGTCATGTTCTATTAATTCAGTAATTTTCTTGATTCTGAACGCAACAGAATATATGTGAACATGTTGAGTTTTGACACTTGAATTCAAGTATTCAACTTTTCTAATGTGCAAGTAAATACGTGTATATATTTTTACTCACCTTTAAATGCTCATCAAAGGAAAATGTAGCTTGTATGATATAGTGTTGTTTTGCTATGTTTGGAATTTTACATGCTGTATCAATCTAAAACAAATGATAACGTTGTGATGGTGAGACATGTGGATTAAATAGATGCCGATATcttaaatctaacataattaaaaaaagtatTATAGCTTTATATTCTTCAGATTTCTGCAGGTATTATAGCTTTATATTCTTCAAATTACGTCATTGATGATTGGTTTTATATTCCATTAATAATCAACTCATTTTGCATCATTTTTGTTTTGGGGTGAAAGATCCTATGAAACAAGCACtaggtaggcttgttttgggttGGTTGGGGAGGCTTGCATTTCCTCCATCTGGAACCATTATGGTGCTTCAAGCAAGGCCTTTCTTTTGCTGTGAGTATGTTATGTCATGATGGATaattttgattaataaaatttgagTGTTGTATTGCAATGAACTTGTGTACATTCTTATTATCTTAACAAGTGTTTTCCCATCGTTCAATCCAATCAATGTCCCCAAGGCCAAAGGTGTGTATACAAAGTTTGTGAATTTTCTGTAGTATTTGTGAGTAGTTTATAATTGCTTGTTTTTCCTTACTAAATTTTACAAATTACAATAGAATTGTCCAACAAATGGAAGAGATAGGAGAAAAGCTTTTTGGTATCTAAAGCATGAATATAATGTGTTTTGGTACATATGATCTAatgttctaaccttattttgattaataatattgctATGAACTTGTGTACATTCTTATCTTCATAGGTGTTTTTTCATCGTTTATTCCAATCTATGTCCCCAAGGCCAAGGGTGGTGTGGATACAGTTAATTATAGAGCCTTAGGTTAATGATATGAAACAGTTGGAAACCTTCTTTTACAAGCACAGTTTTTTCTTACATGTATTGGATTACTCAGGTATGATGTAACCAATTTTATCTAATCTCTCTCTCAGATAACATAAAGTGAAAATTACCTGCTTAGATGACATGCCTATCTTCTCCAAATTGTTAAGCTGAAACAGAACAAATCCAATATTCTATTTCAGCATTCATTCACAAAAATGTTgacaatatattttgaaaaacttttcttaccaattttactAGACTTGTCTCTCTCAGCTCTAGTATGTACTCTGCAATTTTTACCCCAATCCCCTATAAACAAACCATCAACAGTCAAATACTAAAGATAACGAGAAACAAAAGATAATTAAGTGATTTCAAAAGATGGTTAGCTTTGATGAGAAAGTCTGGCTTGTTACACCAGCTTTAAACATGGTTATCTTAATTGCTAGGCAATGTACCTTTAACTTCAGCAACTCCTCCCTGCAAATACTTCTTAAAATTGTGAAATGTGTGCATTcttatttgttatttatttttatttttttgttgtactCACTTGATTTTCAAGTTATTACTTTGCTGTTCTGACTAATCATCAATAGTCCTGTTTATTTTATTGAAACATTTTTATTCTCCTTGTTCAGTTTCCTATTGAATGCTCTCTACCCTGGATGTTGGTGGATTATGTTCTTGAGTCACAGAACGCGAGTCTTATTGAGAGTATTTTAATGCCATTTGACATCTATAATGATTCAGCCCAACAAGCATTAACTGTCTTGAAACAATGTTTCCTCTATGATGAAATTGAGGCTGAGGTATAGAAATTTCTAAAGTAGTTTGAGACATTGTAGTTTTATTCTTGTATTTCCATTTATCCTACTGGGCAATAAGTATTCTCTTACCTTGAGACTAGTATGAATAGAACTGATTTTTTATTAGAGAGCAagccttatttttttaatttgtaaatatgattttgtttttcagcATTTGGGTTAGCATTTATAACTTGAATTTCAAATTGGAAGGTCACTTTTGTTTTAATACTATGAAAATTTCAGGGTCATGTATAGTTTCTCCTTGAAATTAACATGATTTTACTTCTCATTATATAGTTTCTCCtttaattttcttgatttttcctAACTGAAGACATTGAGACATACAGAGTTTCTTGAATCATGGGGTGACAAGGTATTCAAAGATAAATGGTGGGTGTTTCAAGGTGTGTAGAGTTTCTACTTCTATTTTTCTTGTTATTGAATTTTTGGAGCTTGTTTTCCTtggtcaaaaataaaattttattttagcaAGAATGAAAGATAAAATATACTGTAGTTGTTGCATCACTTTATGTCTTAATCAATTTTTAGTAACTTGATCTTGGGAATTGGTAGTTTAGTTTGTTGGCTGGAATTTCATTGCATTAGAAAGCTTTAAGGAGTTTAGTTGATACAAGAGGAATTGTACATTCGTGTCTTGAAACTTGAAAAACTTGAAAAGCAGGAAAACCTCGCTGAACCCATTATTTTCATGTTGCTGGTGTGTTCTATAAATTTCTGGATGTCTTTGTTCGTGTGATGTCTAAATAAACACAAGTGTGAAAAGTACAAAGTACATTTGATTAAATATTTTCACTCTAATCATGTTGACTGTGATATACGAAATGGGGAGTCTTATGTAGAATTAAACCAATACTTAGAGTTCTCAACTATAACTTTAATGAAATTTATTTGGAAAATAAAGATGAATTTTTTAGCTACTGTTTTCAATTTTTTAGCTGCTGTTTTCAATTTTGATCCATAGTACAAATTGCAATCTATGAAGATTCTTCTTCTTGATTGAGGAGCCTTATTTTTTTGGTGTGGTAATTATGTTGTTATGCATTGCTATTTTTGAATTTTACCTTTTGTTGGTGATGATGGCTTTGTATTTATACAGCGCGGAGGTCAGACTGTCTCTAAGATTACTCTAGCAATTGTCTCTATTGTTTGGTTAGCTGCTGGAGTTTGCTTTTTCATTGCTTTGCCAAACCATTCCTAGCTTTGGTTGAGTAACATTTTTAAGTAAGATTCATTCTTTAGttacctttccttttcttttggttAGAATTTTGAGTTTCAAACAATTCAGTTCGATTAAAAAACATTGGAAAGCTAGATGATAAAAGCATTTGTTTTCTTCGATTTATTGGCTTAATCTCTTTATCATAATTAGCTTTAGGTTTCTAAATTCCATTTGCTATGAAATATATTATTGATTCACTTTCTGACTTGGAACTGATTCTTTCCGTTTTCAGCTCAATCCAAGTCTTTATGACAGTCATCAAATATATTCCTCACGTTAGAAATGCCTCATTTCTTTTTTCCCCAATAGAAAAAATATCAATTGTTTTAAATATAATCTTATGTAACATCAGTGATGAAATAATTTAGCTATCGAAAaggttttctttttcctttcttattaCTGTATGAGTAGAGAATTATAGACAGTAATACTATGTTGTCAACAGTTCTTCTATATCCTTTTCCCCTATAAGTTATTTTGATGGTTTCTTTTAGGAGACTGCTCATGAGACAGTAATACTATGTTGTACTTTATGCATGCTTTATGTTTTTGAAGTAATGTGGTGACTACATAATAGTTTCTTATTcccaatttttgtttcttaatATTTGAGTTGTTTAAAATATGGTTTGAGTTGCTCCTTTCCGAGAAAGTGTTTTGTctcattagttttttttttagtgtGTTTTTGTCTCATCCCATTACACTCAGTTTAGCTCTTTTTTCTCTGTCCTGGACTGGTTACATTTGTTGAGTTcatgcaaaaaaaattcaaatttcacagCTGCAACTATTCTGTGAAAAAGTGATTGTTTGTTAATCAAAATAGCCATATTTTGGTGCACGTATATAAGTGAACCTTACATCATTATTTATGTACACAGATTTAGAGAGCactaagagaaaaagaagagagaaagagagagttcaGTGAGTTATAGAGGTTGGAATTCTTGTGAGAAGCTTGTTCAAAGAAAGCTAAAACTAAGAACTTTTCTCTTTGTACTGAATCCTTGTAATTATTCTAGATTGATCATAGTGAAAACTCACGTAGGCCAATTCCACTAAACCATGTATATTGTGGTGTTGTTTTGACTACTGTTTCTATCATTCATTAAAGTTTGTGATTTGTTTCTGTTTCTGGCATTATTTCTTGTTTGTGTTTGTTCTTTTTTCTAGTTCGTTTTGTTGGTGTTCTTGGCAGGTTATTAAAGGTTTCAATCACTTTGAATATCATCCTCTTATACTAGGTACACTGACTATGATTTCAAGCTAGATTTCTCGAACGTAGACATCTTAAAAAACCATGGTGAAACAGATATATATAACACATACTTTAATCTTAGCACTAgaccttatatatataatttagttaaaTCATTTAGTTTAGTTAAGTTATTGAGAGTAATTTTGAGCTTAGTGCTGGACCTTATATGCCTAAATTAGATGAAACAGATAGTTTATTTAAGTATAAAACTGTATCTTACTTTTCTTGATTCTTCTTTGTGGCATGTATATAGTGGTGCCACTTGTATTCTGTATTCATTCTATTCAATAcaatttcattttctttcataatatggtatcagagaatTAAACTATTCTAGCTTCATTTATCTCCTATACTTTAAAAAGACAATGTTCAAACTTGTATCTTAGGAATGTCTTTGACTAAATGAGTTATTCTTCATTGGAAATCATCACTTATAGATTTGTAAACTTGATTAGAACAAATTTTAAGGAGCTAGGGTCTGGTCTATCCTATATAGGGTCAAGAAGACTGATTTTTAACACAAAATAACTGTGCCAAATCCATCTTTTTGAAATAACATCCTCTGATATCTATGCACTGTAGTTTCAAAGTCTTCAACATTTTGTAATCATTAAGTAATAACACAACATGTGTTTACATATTTTCAATGGGCAATCACATTAAGTGTAGATTTTTCACTTGCACAACTTATTCAAGTGATTATTCTCCTTAGCACTGGTGGAAAAACTGGTGGTGGATATGAGGCCTCAAAGTACTCAGTCATTGCTTTCCATGGAGGAATTTTGCTTCTTCATGCTATCACAAACAATCTTCCCATATCTTGGTTATCTTTCTTTGGACAGTTGGCTGCTGCATGGAATATTGTTGGTATGATCAAGAGTTTCCCTCTCCTGCCTATACCATACATTTTCCAATTTCTCACTAAAAATTACTGAAATTTTCACTTACTTAGGAGTGTTATTTGTTCTTATTATCCTCATTCCTTCAGTTTTCATTGAGAGAGATTGTGTCAAATATGTCTTCACTCACTTCAACACTGATAATGAGCAAGGAATCAACTACTCGATGACCCCAATTTTTGTTCTATGTAACAGAAAGGTCAGAATAattcttcttgtttttcttattatTGTAAAACACTTGCACTATTCTTCAGGCAGGTTTCTTCTCATTTTTCCTTAATTGATGTCCAAGAGATGGATGCAATAGTGTCAAGTTTTAATGCTTTTGAAACTAAGGAAGCAGGCCCACTAATTCTAACATGGGCACTGTTTCTTTGTCTGATTTCATCACTTCCGGTAAAAGAAGAAAACAATGTTCTAATGGTATGCATTTCAGTTTGGCTTTTTCTTTTCCCCCCTGCACTATACTGTTACAATATTTAATTAACATTGTATATGCAGGAGATTGATCATATTAGCTATGTTCGTCAAGCTTTTGAAGCTGCATCTTTGAGATTTTTTCTTGAGATCCTCGAGAGTGACTTATTAAATGAGTCAGATGTAAGTTATTTTAGTTTATCTAGGTTCCTATGTAATAAGTTGAACTATGTTTGTTacctaatatgtgaatttttttcCCTCACTTTATTAGTTTAATATTAGTTTCAAGTCTGTGATCTtttttcaatttgtttgtttcctTAGGGTCCCGTTGCTGGTTATCAAAGTGTATTGAGAACTTTTATTTATGCATTTATTGCATCTTATGAGATCAATATTCAGGTAATTAGATTAAGTATCTTCAATGACCtcaagttgtttattttatttatattaatattttatgttTTGTCTATGTTGCAGCTGGAAGACAGTACCCTTAATTTGATATTGGATATTCTTTGCAAAGTTTATCGGGGATAGGTTTAGCTGCATAATGATTGTCTTTCAGGgtcatttattgattattttgttgaATTTTCATTGGTGGTTCTATTAAAGTTGACATTTTTCTTTTCCTTCGTAGTTTTTTATTGGATTTATTGCTTTAAATTTTTCAGGAATCACTTTGCAGTCAGTTTTGGGACAGAGAAAGTTTTGTTTATGGTCCTATTCGGTGTCTTCTTTGTAACCTAGAAAGTGAATTTCCCTTCAGGACTGTGGAACTTATTCGCCTCTTATCATCCCTATCTGAAGGAACTTGGCCAACAGAATGTGTGTaagtttctttatttctttgCATTAGGTTGAGGATTCTACAGTAATTTTTGTACGTTTGTAAACACTACACTGTACTATATCAGCGTAATTGACTGCGAATATGTATCACTGTTTTGTAATTACTTGTTAATGCCCAAATAACTTAAGGTCTAGAGTTTAATACCTGTTTGAGCTCCATATTCTATTACACCTCTCCTTTAAATGAGATATGAGATTCGATGGATCTACCCTAGAAATAATAGTATCATTCTAAATGCTTTTGTAACTCAAATCTCCCAAACTTTTAACATGTTGTCTCAGTAATTAAGCACCTGAACCAGAGATGTCTTTAGGGTGAAATTGAGGCCCCTTTAACCTGAAAATGTTAATGTTTGTTTACTGTAATATGTATCTATTCACTGTGTGATAgcagtattttgaattttgaagtatgttcgcctggtattgcttgcttaggtcttatattgtatacagttttattatttgattcatattatttaattttttttaagcatATACCTTACCTTTTATCTGCTATTGCAGGAGAAAAATGTCTCTTTCTCCATTAATTGGAGGAGGAAAGGATACTTAGTTTTGAAGGCTTTGTATTGGgtagctgtagaatattttgtgctgaaagtagtaactttttaatatgttgaatatttaagactacttgaatacttaaagaacattttgttgttgatgacagtgttgaatgttttaaactaatttgtggattgtttatacaatgttgaatgtttttactttttgttatttgaaaataaagttcatttgatgatgctagtatatattagaaagctaattttaattatataaaaaaaattaaaataatagaataagttagtgttatataaatgaatatataatgagaatttaaacttatctaaatattaaaataatacgaaaattgtgttatactattacaataacactttttatgtaaagaattttgttatgcaaacttcattatataacacaaaaaatgtgttatactaaaatgtagtataacacaaatttataagtattgaaatgggttatataatcgactataaataatataattaaacacttatctatttattaaaataacacagaaagtgtgttatcgttgatagtataataacacatctgtataacaatgataaagtgttatgtaaagtaccctgacctacgataacatagtcagtcttaacacatcaaaaagtgttatggtatgttttgataacacatttttggttttattaaaagcatttttttcttgtagtggcccCGTCGTAGCGCCTCAGCTTAGGTACCTTTACCCTTTTGTATTCCATACCAATGGGTCCAGTTGCAGGCTAATTTCTGACCACCCTCATGGTAAGGTTCAACTTAGTGTTCATCTCCAGCATCTCGTCCTTCAATGCCTCAACTGACCCCCTACAATTCTATACAAGGTCATTTAGTGTTTCTTGTAGGTCTTTCACCGCTCGTTCCATTGCCTCAATATGTTCCTCCCTCTGAGGACTATTGGATGTACTTGAAAGGTTCTCCCTTCACTCAATTGTAGTTATGCACACAATTTTGTATGTTGTTCGTCTCCGGTTCTAGCCTGACAGAGCTAAGATCCCcgaccctctcgtccaggccatctagctcTCTAACACGCCTCTCCAACGGCTTGatcctttgagtgttgctcaccatcatGCATGGTCACCAAGCTTTCTCTaacctagctctgataccaactgtcacggccCGTCAACTTGACTCCTCGAATTGACGGAATGTGCGACATTTGTTAGCACTCTCAACTAGTAAGTCAGCCTAAAATTCACACCTGTGGCAAACAAACCCAACGGTTAGCCACGATACAAGTCTCGTACATGTAAGGGAAATGACGAAGCAtaagcaagcacaaagcaagctATCCAAAGGCAatatcccacacaacaattagagcatacaacataggcaagtggcacacgatggcccaacaaaggtaacaaacaagcaacacatagaccataaaggaatcatacacaaagggacatggataaacatcattttattcatataaggcgtTGACAGGgaaagggagtacacaacttaagcccctgcctactggtggccatggtgcttctctaagtcaccaggtcacctccccctaaagAGCATTATAAGGAAATAATGTCTttccaggaacatatatgattttctcctggaagacatatacataattaaaaaagtgCCATACCATCCtcttgaggttacttggtgcaagacttgactaatgatcaagcaccaaggcatgctcatacatacaaaatggtcccctggaggtgtgtcatgtcGTAGCACGTCACACTTAGCAGGGCCACTTTGCACAGCCGTGAGATGATTTATGTGTTTCAATTAAGCGTGTTTATAAGCTGTGAAATGTATTAATGGTTTATATGGCTAAGATGAATATGTTTTCAAACTGGAAAGCATGCAAATTGTTGTTTATATTGATTATTATTATGCATtatggggttttcttgctgggccttggcttcgtgtgctctatggtgcatgtaagggcaaagtaaaggtcgaccaaccttgagtttGAGGGCTTTGGAGTGGTACTTACATGTTCGACCTGCTCGGCCACCACAGTCGAGATATTTAGTGGGTCTTAGAGTATAAAAGTCTATTTTTTTTTGCTTAGACTGACTAGTTTGTACACCCTGAGTGTAATTGTAATTTGATaaacctttttgggatcccttgtaaacgtttaaagtttttaatgaaaagtttactccttttgaccaaattttttagtaCTTAAACCTATATTTTgcttttaattacacttttgggtccaaatgactcgcttaatgagttaagcactactttaaacacatagtgtaacagtcctagATTATTAAGGTtgtacaacttggtatcaaagccacCAAGGCTTTATGGTTCTTCAAGATCGACCGAACATGCACGCTCACTGTTAGATACCTGTTCAATTACTTATTTGAATTATAtaccttatctgcatgctagaatagggTGGTTGATATATGCTGTTAGAGCAAAGCCTTTTGATTCTTATATGAGTGTCATAGAGATGCCTATTAGCATTATTGATGCGTGTTAATGCTGTGTTTGTTCGGATTGGATCGTGGGAAGGATTCTGGATGTTGTTATCGTGCATAataagctgagtcattgattaCAAACATACTTGGAAGTTATGTCTTCAAGGCGGTCATCTGACTAGGTGGCGCTAATATCGAGGCCGATAATGATAATCAGGGCCAGAACTCTCGACCTATCCCTTAGAATTGGCAGCAAACGTGTGCAGATATGAAAGCAAGATTTTAGAGGCAAGAGGATGAGATGACATGGTTTTGGAAGCAGGTTCTGCTAGGGAATGATGTCATGGTTGCGCCACCAGTAGTGGCACCGGTATAGGTACAACTTGAGATTGAGAATAGATGAAAATTGTTGACTGTAAGAACTCGCCAACCAAGTTAGATCGGAAAACGTATGAGCTTAAGAGTAAATGAAGAGTGGTAAAGAATCTTAGAAGAACTTAGGATAGCTATCTGAACTTAGAATCAAGTTACATATTGTATTACTCCATAGTCTCTGGTTACAATGtccaattttccaacccccttccatgatGAAGTgatgtcctatttataggtgagatATAATGGCTC
It encodes the following:
- the LOC133816499 gene encoding uncharacterized protein LOC133816499 isoform X2, coding for MRPQSTQSLLSMEEFCFFMLSQTIFPYLGYLSLDSWLLHGILLEIDHISYVRQAFEAASLRFFLEILESDLLNESDESLCSQFWDRESFVYGPIRCLLCNLESEFPFRTVELIRLLSSLSEGTWPTECV
- the LOC133816499 gene encoding uncharacterized protein LOC133816499 isoform X1; its protein translation is MDAIVSSFNAFETKEAGPLILTWALFLCLISSLPVKEENNVLMEIDHISYVRQAFEAASLRFFLEILESDLLNESDESLCSQFWDRESFVYGPIRCLLCNLESEFPFRTVELIRLLSSLSEGTWPTECV